One Nitrospira sp. SG-bin1 genomic region harbors:
- a CDS encoding kinase, with the protein MIITRTPFRISFFGGGTDYPAWYQEHGGVVLATSIDKYCHISCRYLPPFFEHKHRIVYSIIENVRRVEEIKHPAVRAILAWAECDDQGLEIHHDGDLPARSGLGSSSSFTVGLIHALAALRGKYISKDELASQAINMEQHIIKENVGSQDQISAAFGGFNRIDFKRNDTFQVSPIILTKDRLREFQSHLMLCFTGFSRIASEVAKSKIDNFKSREAELHRMKEMVDEAIQILQNPRTPIEEVGRLLHQSWLCKRSLSGKVSTPEIDHLYEEAMRVGALGGKILGAGGGGFLLLFVKPELQSKVHERLKHLVHVPFRFESTGSRVVLYQPQGLS; encoded by the coding sequence ATGATCATCACGCGCACACCGTTCCGCATTTCATTTTTCGGCGGCGGCACCGACTATCCTGCCTGGTATCAAGAACATGGGGGCGTCGTGTTGGCGACCTCCATCGACAAGTACTGTCACATCAGCTGTCGCTATCTCCCGCCTTTCTTCGAGCACAAACATCGCATCGTCTATTCAATCATCGAGAACGTGCGTCGCGTCGAAGAAATCAAGCATCCCGCCGTCCGCGCGATACTGGCCTGGGCGGAGTGTGATGACCAAGGGCTGGAAATTCACCACGACGGTGATCTGCCGGCAAGGTCAGGCCTTGGGTCCAGTTCGTCTTTTACGGTGGGACTGATCCATGCCTTGGCGGCCTTGCGGGGGAAGTACATTTCGAAAGACGAGCTCGCTTCCCAAGCGATCAATATGGAGCAACACATCATCAAGGAGAATGTTGGATCGCAGGATCAAATCTCGGCGGCATTCGGCGGATTCAATCGAATCGACTTCAAGAGAAACGATACGTTTCAGGTCTCGCCCATTATTTTGACGAAGGACCGGTTGCGCGAGTTTCAATCGCATCTCATGTTGTGTTTCACCGGGTTCTCCCGCATCGCATCGGAAGTCGCCAAGTCCAAGATCGACAACTTCAAGAGCCGAGAGGCCGAACTCCACCGTATGAAAGAGATGGTCGATGAAGCCATCCAGATCCTTCAAAACCCCAGGACCCCGATCGAGGAAGTCGGCCGACTGCTCCATCAAAGCTGGCTCTGTAAACGCAGTCTTTCCGGGAAGGTCTCCACGCCGGAGATCGACCATCTGTATGAAGAGGCCATGAGGGTGGGTGCTCTAGGGGGAAAGATTCTCGGCGCCGGCGGCGGAGGATTCCTGTTGTTGTTCGTAAAGCCCGAACTGCAATCAAAGGTCCATGAACGGCTGAAGCACTTAGTGCATGTTCCCTTCCGTTTTGAAAGCACCGGCAGTCGAGTCGTCCTGTATCAACCTCAGGGGCTTTCCTGA
- a CDS encoding CDP-4-keto-6-deoxy-D-glucose-3-dehydrase yields MRNNILREDLDAVIEHLKQDDPILTHGQNVRAFESEWSAWLGVKHSVFVNSGASANLLTMAVLKIRYPEGGDVIVPPLAWVSDIASVLQNGFTPIFADINPRTLAMDPEKILAAITERTRAVFLTHVQGFDGLEDRLLSELRRRGIPLIEDVCESHGATHDGRKLGSVGWISNFSFYYAHHMSTIEGGMICTNDAEVYQQVRMLRSHGMVREANDPAVLAAYRSANPELNPDFIFAFPAYNTRNTEIGGILGRSQLKRLDRNVKRRTENLLRFLRQLDSSRYRTDFKIEGSSNYAFNLILKRPDKVLVERLMSVMREAGIEFRRGSAGGGNQLRQPYLKGIVPKDHHLLFPETEHVHFYGFYIGNYPDLRDEEIDELCRVLNSV; encoded by the coding sequence ATGCGCAACAATATACTTCGTGAAGATTTGGATGCGGTCATCGAGCATCTGAAACAGGATGATCCGATCCTGACCCACGGACAGAACGTGCGGGCCTTTGAGAGCGAGTGGTCTGCCTGGCTGGGAGTGAAGCACAGTGTCTTCGTCAATTCCGGAGCGTCCGCGAACCTCCTGACGATGGCCGTCTTGAAGATCCGCTACCCAGAAGGCGGAGACGTGATTGTGCCGCCGTTGGCCTGGGTGTCCGATATCGCATCCGTGCTGCAGAACGGCTTCACCCCGATTTTCGCGGACATCAATCCACGGACATTGGCGATGGATCCCGAGAAGATCCTGGCGGCGATCACGGAACGAACCCGTGCGGTATTCCTGACCCACGTTCAGGGGTTCGATGGGTTGGAGGACCGGCTGTTGAGTGAGTTGCGCCGGCGGGGTATCCCTTTGATCGAGGATGTCTGTGAATCTCATGGAGCCACCCACGATGGCCGGAAGTTGGGGAGTGTGGGGTGGATCTCGAATTTCTCCTTCTACTACGCGCACCATATGAGCACGATCGAGGGAGGGATGATCTGCACGAATGATGCAGAGGTGTATCAACAGGTTCGCATGTTGCGTTCTCACGGCATGGTTCGCGAGGCCAACGATCCGGCGGTCCTTGCGGCCTACCGATCGGCGAATCCGGAGTTGAATCCTGATTTCATCTTTGCATTCCCGGCCTATAACACCAGGAATACGGAAATCGGCGGCATCCTGGGACGCAGCCAACTGAAACGTCTGGATCGCAACGTGAAACGACGGACCGAAAATCTGCTCCGGTTCCTCCGGCAGCTCGACTCCAGTCGATACCGCACCGATTTCAAGATCGAGGGCTCGAGTAACTACGCGTTCAATCTCATTCTCAAACGACCGGACAAGGTCTTGGTCGAGCGCCTCATGAGCGTGATGCGCGAGGCGGGGATCGAATTTCGCCGCGGGAGCGCCGGTGGAGGCAATCAACTCCGCCAGCCCTATTTGAAAGGCATCGTTCCCAAGGATCACCACCTGCTCTTTCCGGAAACGGAGCATGTCCACTTCTACGGTTTCTACATCGGCAACTATCCGGATCTGCGCGATGAGGAGATCGATGAGTTGTGCCGGGTTCTAAACTCCGTGTGA
- a CDS encoding GDP-fucose synthetase codes for MNRDAVMYVAGHAGLIGSAVVRRLEREGYRTPITRRRSQLDLQDAGQVSAFFEEVHPEYVVLAAGRVGGIMENQTFPADFMDENMAVQLNVLKAARRAGVRRLILFGSSCMYPRECPQPMAEDALLSGRPEPTSLPYAISKLAGTYLCLSYNKQDRETRFIPVIPNSAYGPHDNFDPKSAHVLSSLMARFHQAKVNGAESVTLWGSGSPRREFIHADDIADACVHLLGQDDLTVELPINIGVGQDVSIKELAELIAGVVGYQGELKWDSTKPDGAPRKLLDSARIQSLGWKPKIGLHEGLAETYQWYARHVETASASLQEVRG; via the coding sequence ATGAATCGCGATGCCGTCATGTATGTCGCGGGCCATGCCGGTCTCATCGGCTCGGCGGTCGTTCGGCGGTTGGAGCGGGAGGGATATCGGACTCCGATCACCAGGCGGCGCAGTCAATTGGATCTGCAAGATGCCGGACAAGTGTCCGCGTTCTTCGAAGAGGTGCATCCGGAGTATGTGGTTCTCGCGGCGGGCCGCGTCGGCGGAATCATGGAAAATCAGACCTTTCCCGCCGATTTCATGGATGAGAATATGGCCGTTCAACTCAATGTGCTGAAGGCCGCGCGTCGGGCCGGCGTGCGGAGGCTGATTCTATTCGGTTCTTCCTGCATGTATCCTCGAGAATGTCCGCAGCCGATGGCCGAGGATGCGCTCTTATCGGGTAGGCCTGAACCGACGAGTCTCCCCTATGCTATTTCCAAACTCGCGGGGACGTATCTGTGTCTCTCGTATAACAAACAAGACCGCGAGACCCGCTTCATCCCCGTGATTCCGAATAGTGCCTATGGGCCACACGATAATTTTGACCCGAAATCGGCCCATGTGTTGTCCTCACTGATGGCGCGTTTCCATCAAGCGAAAGTAAACGGTGCCGAATCGGTCACCTTGTGGGGAAGCGGCTCGCCGAGACGGGAGTTTATCCATGCGGACGATATCGCGGATGCCTGTGTGCATCTCCTCGGGCAAGACGATTTGACTGTGGAGCTTCCCATCAATATTGGGGTGGGACAGGATGTATCCATCAAAGAACTGGCTGAGCTGATAGCCGGCGTCGTCGGCTATCAAGGGGAACTCAAGTGGGATTCGACAAAGCCCGACGGCGCTCCTCGAAAACTGCTGGATAGTGCACGGATCCAGTCGCTTGGGTGGAAGCCAAAAATCGGGCTTCACGAGGGCTTAGCGGAGACCTACCAATGGTATGCAAGGCATGTCGAGACGGCGTCGGCTTCCCTGCAAGAGGTCCGAGGATAA
- a CDS encoding methyltransferase type 11: MLSNRSRSGKPLRTVICRACGLVWSDPRPHDARQFYEEEYRLSYKHTYSPKPKHVLRAGHVALSRFEKIERLLLNRKAVLDVGTGGGEFAYLLQSLGHRVCGIEPNRGYADYSIREYGLTVQVGFVQDATFPLDSFDVVTIWHVLEHTEDPGSILALLRSWLKPDGTLVVEVPNVEATCQSPRSTFHEAHLYNFNVVSLRRLAKKHGLFEARHLISRDGGNITMFFTRTAPLIADQFEAVIPGNYEWVSRIVRQHGNVRHHLTPLPYLRMWQRLCRSLRERRQTADARSGKALLDGLYSAQSRDRSTECG, from the coding sequence ATTCTTTCAAACAGGAGCCGAAGCGGGAAGCCGTTGCGGACCGTCATTTGTCGGGCCTGCGGGCTTGTATGGTCGGATCCGCGCCCTCATGACGCCCGGCAGTTTTACGAAGAGGAATATCGCCTCTCCTATAAGCACACCTACAGCCCAAAACCCAAGCATGTTCTGCGCGCAGGCCATGTGGCCTTGTCACGATTTGAAAAGATCGAACGGCTGCTCCTGAATCGGAAAGCCGTGCTCGATGTCGGCACTGGCGGAGGGGAGTTCGCCTATCTGCTTCAATCGCTCGGACATCGTGTGTGTGGGATTGAACCCAATAGGGGTTATGCCGACTATTCCATACGGGAATATGGGCTCACGGTTCAAGTTGGGTTCGTGCAAGACGCGACATTCCCTCTCGACTCGTTCGATGTGGTGACGATCTGGCATGTCCTCGAACATACGGAGGATCCTGGTTCCATTCTGGCGCTGCTCCGTTCCTGGCTGAAGCCGGACGGCACGCTTGTCGTAGAAGTGCCGAATGTCGAGGCCACTTGCCAGTCTCCTCGCAGTACGTTCCATGAAGCGCATCTCTATAACTTCAATGTCGTGTCCCTTCGAAGGTTGGCCAAAAAACACGGGTTGTTCGAGGCCCGGCACTTGATCTCCCGCGACGGTGGAAACATCACGATGTTCTTCACGCGCACCGCACCGCTGATCGCGGATCAGTTCGAAGCCGTTATTCCGGGTAACTATGAGTGGGTGTCGAGGATCGTGCGTCAGCACGGCAATGTGCGACACCATCTGACGCCGCTGCCTTACCTGCGGATGTGGCAGCGCCTCTGCCGGTCTTTGCGAGAGCGTCGCCAAACAGCCGACGCGAGGAGCGGGAAGGCGCTGCTCGACGGGCTTTATTCGGCACAATCGCGCGACCGCTCGACGGAATGTGGATGA
- a CDS encoding B12-binding domain-containing radical SAM protein yields the protein MDVLFVNADSSLQAYQGLAKTYSAIEPPTWALLLAQSCRAKGFGVAILDCDAEKLSLSEAVSRIHSAQPRLVVFVVYGQNPNSGTTGMIGASALAAELKQHHPNFPVCFVGSHTSALPMDVLRLPYVDFVLLNEGVYALHNLLRTDLQSGLETVKGIGYKAGDSGETRRTVLNEPQSIVPQDRMDIDMPGYAWDLLPYRSRPLDLYRAHFWHAEFDHDKRTPFAAIYTSLGCTFACDFCMINIVNRVNNGDGVDASHSRGMRFWSAELVAGELEKLAKMGVETVRISDEMFFLNRKYYEPLLQDIIRRDLHLRMWAYARVDTVRHEYVDLFRRAGINWLALGIEAGNQTVRQEVSKGSFQEVNIRAVCDNVRAAGMNIISNYIFGFPDDTLETMGETLDLALELNTEMANMYPCQALPGSPMYHMAKQQGWKLPDSYSGYAFLSYDSQPLPTKHVTAAEVLKFRDEAWQQYFSNPAYLTLVETKFGEKERANVEAMAKVRLRRKLLGD from the coding sequence CTGGATGTGCTCTTCGTCAACGCCGATTCATCGTTACAGGCCTATCAAGGCTTGGCAAAGACCTATTCGGCGATTGAGCCTCCTACATGGGCTCTCTTGCTCGCACAGTCATGCCGAGCAAAAGGTTTCGGCGTGGCGATTCTCGATTGTGACGCGGAAAAGTTGTCGTTGTCCGAAGCCGTGAGTCGGATACACAGCGCACAGCCTCGGCTGGTCGTGTTCGTGGTGTACGGACAGAATCCCAATTCCGGCACGACCGGAATGATCGGGGCCAGCGCACTGGCCGCTGAACTAAAGCAACATCATCCAAACTTCCCCGTCTGTTTCGTAGGGTCTCACACCAGCGCCTTGCCGATGGATGTCCTGCGACTTCCGTATGTCGATTTCGTGCTTCTCAACGAAGGCGTGTATGCATTACACAATCTTCTGCGGACCGACCTCCAGTCCGGGCTGGAGACCGTGAAGGGAATCGGATACAAGGCGGGCGATTCCGGAGAGACACGTCGAACAGTGCTGAACGAGCCGCAATCAATCGTCCCTCAAGATCGGATGGACATCGATATGCCGGGCTACGCATGGGATCTTCTGCCATACCGGTCACGTCCGCTGGATTTGTATCGGGCACATTTTTGGCACGCCGAGTTCGATCATGATAAACGCACTCCCTTCGCGGCGATCTACACGTCGTTGGGGTGTACGTTTGCCTGTGATTTCTGCATGATCAACATCGTGAATCGCGTGAATAACGGCGACGGCGTCGATGCCTCCCATTCGAGAGGGATGCGGTTCTGGAGCGCGGAGTTGGTCGCGGGCGAGCTCGAAAAGCTGGCGAAGATGGGGGTGGAGACGGTCCGGATCAGCGATGAAATGTTTTTCTTGAATCGAAAATACTATGAGCCGCTTTTGCAGGACATCATCAGGCGAGACCTGCACTTGCGTATGTGGGCCTACGCCAGAGTCGACACGGTACGCCATGAATATGTCGACTTGTTTAGGCGAGCCGGCATCAACTGGTTGGCGCTTGGGATCGAAGCAGGCAACCAAACGGTGCGGCAAGAGGTCTCAAAAGGATCTTTTCAAGAGGTCAATATTCGGGCAGTATGCGATAACGTGCGGGCTGCCGGGATGAACATCATCAGCAATTACATCTTTGGGTTTCCCGACGACACGCTCGAGACGATGGGGGAAACGTTGGATTTGGCGCTTGAACTGAATACCGAAATGGCCAATATGTATCCCTGTCAAGCCTTGCCGGGAAGTCCGATGTACCATATGGCCAAGCAGCAAGGGTGGAAGTTGCCGGATAGTTATAGCGGGTATGCCTTTCTGTCGTACGATAGTCAGCCGCTTCCGACAAAGCATGTGACGGCGGCCGAGGTGCTCAAGTTCCGGGATGAGGCCTGGCAACAGTATTTTTCGAATCCAGCGTATCTCACCTTGGTCGAAACGAAGTTTGGCGAGAAGGAGCGGGCCAATGTCGAAGCCATGGCCAAAGTGCGCTTGCGCCGGAAGCTGCTGGGCGATTGA
- a CDS encoding phosphohexose mutase, with the protein MPSAVILAGGLGTRLRSTVPELPKPMAPINGRPFLEYQLDYWISQGIGRFVLSVGYRHEAITRHFGSRYKGADIEYAVEEHPLGTGGGFLLAAEKVGHREPFLLLNGDTYFRVDWSILNTYALECDADWCFSLFKTSEEGRYMGMEVSPEGRITSLKSGVEQGPRLANGGVYWVHPRILPGSRRPNEKMSLESDLFPEAFAAGRRLFGVECTGTFIDIGVPDDYHRATTLLTG; encoded by the coding sequence ATGCCCTCAGCCGTGATTCTTGCCGGCGGGTTGGGGACCAGGTTACGCAGCACCGTGCCGGAACTGCCCAAGCCCATGGCTCCGATCAATGGCCGTCCGTTTCTTGAATACCAACTCGATTATTGGATCAGCCAGGGGATCGGCCGGTTTGTGTTGTCCGTGGGTTACCGGCACGAAGCCATCACTCGGCATTTCGGGTCTCGATATAAAGGGGCGGACATCGAGTATGCCGTTGAGGAACATCCGCTTGGGACCGGAGGAGGTTTCTTGCTTGCCGCGGAGAAAGTCGGGCACCGAGAGCCGTTTTTGCTCCTGAATGGAGATACCTATTTCCGAGTGGATTGGAGCATATTAAACACCTATGCCCTGGAGTGTGACGCAGATTGGTGCTTCTCTCTATTCAAGACCAGTGAGGAGGGACGGTACATGGGCATGGAGGTGTCGCCTGAGGGTCGCATCACGTCGCTGAAATCCGGCGTGGAGCAAGGACCTCGCCTTGCCAATGGGGGGGTCTATTGGGTGCATCCACGCATACTGCCGGGAAGCCGGAGACCTAATGAAAAGATGTCTTTGGAAAGCGATCTGTTCCCTGAAGCCTTCGCCGCGGGCCGTCGGTTGTTTGGAGTGGAGTGCACGGGGACGTTTATCGATATCGGCGTGCCCGATGACTATCATCGGGCTACGACGTTGTTAACGGGCTAG